A genomic segment from uncultured Desulfuromonas sp. encodes:
- a CDS encoding cytochrome c3 family protein: protein MKIEHLLWSGIVILLWSTQSLALDLTCSQGTVRFNHEEHKMYVQCQTCHHAKTESCRRCHPKNNAFGRAKIFHMLCRSCHKTRQAGPTQCHDCHQPTAAEPTHGPLLGE from the coding sequence ATGAAAATCGAACATCTTCTGTGGTCTGGAATCGTGATCCTGTTATGGAGTACACAAAGCCTTGCTCTGGACTTGACCTGTAGCCAGGGCACGGTGCGCTTCAACCACGAAGAGCACAAGATGTATGTGCAGTGTCAGACCTGCCATCATGCAAAAACAGAAAGCTGCCGCCGTTGCCATCCTAAAAACAACGCCTTTGGCCGCGCCAAAATCTTTCACATGCTGTGCCGCAGTTGCCACAAAACCAGACAAGCGGGGCCAACGCAATGCCACGACTGTCATCAGCCAACGGCGGCCGAACCAACCCACGGTCCTCTGTTGGGAGAATAA
- a CDS encoding methyl-accepting chemotaxis protein produces the protein MLKSMRIGRKLLLSFICLLVLTMIVGRVGKSGMDTISGNMDHVQSVNDILTLFNTARIHEQRFALTSNKNEAEALRNTLSQLQNQGATLKTSLKDKETQNKVSQALSDASSYLTAFNDFVRISVLREQSMEQMKDSSNDAFKEIKKLESELNDILDETITSRDQYSDADDYQDDLAYVMEQLGYTQTISLLFLNARKFEKEHIISRDETFLERARKSINNMLTLAQRLEDSFDDQDNVAMTRQARTQILKYQQNFEGHADQMAQQEKLNEEMSQSAVNAREACLAALTAIKTDSEESLSQANILLIAISALSVIIGLLLAIRISRGISIPLTRTVEMIDALENGHLHTRLNLDREDEIGQLAKTMDRFAASLDSEVVEPLNRLASGNLNFDVHPHDEQDRLRTALKKLGDDMNNIMLEVQMAGEQINSGSSQVSDSSQALSQGATEQASSLEEISSSLQELSSQTTQNADSANDASKLTEQVQRNAEQGRNQMGSMNNAMADINEASQNISKIIKVIDEIAFQTNLLALNAAVEAARAGQHGKGFAVVAEEVRNLAARSAKAAQETTELIEGSVAKAEAGADIAKKTADSLEKIVSGVTEATTLVSQIARASTEQAQGISQITIGVSQIDDVTQQNTACAEETAAAAEELRSQADTLQHLLSRFSLRQGGRGFSMSDEMFSAPPKVAKQRAISAPAPKPAPAPSDDFDLDDNWGGGGDSNVQISLDDDDFGKY, from the coding sequence ATGCTTAAATCGATGCGTATCGGCCGCAAACTGTTGCTGTCATTCATCTGTCTGCTGGTTTTGACCATGATCGTTGGCCGAGTCGGCAAATCGGGAATGGACACCATTAGCGGCAACATGGATCACGTGCAATCCGTCAATGACATTCTCACCCTGTTCAACACGGCACGAATTCATGAGCAGCGTTTTGCCTTGACGTCAAACAAAAACGAAGCCGAGGCGCTTCGCAACACCCTGAGTCAGCTTCAAAATCAGGGGGCCACCCTCAAAACGTCGTTAAAAGATAAAGAAACCCAGAATAAAGTGTCCCAGGCGTTGTCTGATGCCAGCAGCTACCTGACCGCATTCAATGATTTTGTACGCATCAGTGTCTTACGCGAACAAAGCATGGAACAGATGAAAGACAGTTCCAACGATGCATTTAAAGAAATCAAAAAGCTCGAATCAGAGCTCAATGATATCCTCGATGAAACCATCACCTCACGGGACCAATACAGTGACGCGGACGACTATCAGGATGACCTGGCCTACGTCATGGAGCAACTCGGCTACACCCAGACCATCAGCCTGCTGTTTCTCAATGCCCGCAAGTTTGAAAAAGAACACATCATCTCCCGTGACGAAACATTTCTTGAGCGTGCCCGTAAAAGCATCAATAACATGCTGACGCTGGCACAACGTCTTGAAGACAGTTTTGACGATCAGGATAATGTCGCCATGACCCGGCAGGCGCGCACACAGATTCTCAAGTATCAACAGAACTTTGAGGGACATGCCGACCAAATGGCCCAGCAGGAAAAACTCAACGAGGAGATGTCCCAATCTGCCGTCAACGCCCGTGAAGCCTGCCTCGCTGCCCTGACAGCAATCAAAACAGATAGTGAAGAGAGTCTCTCCCAGGCAAACATACTCCTCATTGCCATCAGCGCCCTGTCCGTGATCATCGGACTTCTTCTGGCCATCCGCATTTCTCGCGGCATCTCCATACCATTAACGCGCACCGTGGAGATGATTGACGCTCTGGAGAATGGCCACCTTCACACGCGACTCAACCTTGATCGCGAAGATGAAATTGGTCAGCTGGCAAAAACCATGGACCGATTTGCCGCCAGCCTGGACAGCGAAGTGGTTGAACCCCTGAATCGACTCGCTTCGGGGAATCTCAACTTTGATGTGCATCCACACGATGAGCAGGACCGGCTGCGTACCGCTCTGAAAAAACTGGGTGACGATATGAATAACATCATGCTCGAAGTCCAGATGGCCGGCGAGCAGATCAATTCCGGTTCCAGCCAGGTGTCTGATTCGAGTCAGGCGCTGTCTCAGGGGGCCACCGAGCAGGCCAGCTCCCTTGAAGAGATCAGCAGCTCTCTGCAGGAGCTCTCCAGCCAGACCACCCAAAATGCCGACTCTGCTAATGATGCCAGCAAGCTCACGGAACAGGTGCAAAGAAATGCCGAACAGGGCCGCAACCAGATGGGTTCCATGAACAATGCCATGGCCGACATTAACGAAGCCAGCCAGAACATCTCTAAAATCATCAAGGTGATCGATGAGATCGCCTTCCAAACCAACCTGCTGGCCCTCAACGCTGCGGTCGAAGCCGCGCGCGCGGGTCAACATGGTAAGGGTTTCGCCGTTGTTGCAGAAGAGGTTCGCAATCTGGCAGCACGAAGCGCCAAAGCCGCTCAGGAGACCACGGAGCTGATCGAAGGCTCCGTGGCCAAGGCTGAAGCCGGTGCGGACATTGCCAAGAAAACTGCGGACTCACTGGAAAAAATTGTTTCCGGTGTGACCGAAGCCACAACACTCGTCTCTCAAATCGCCCGTGCCAGTACCGAGCAGGCCCAGGGGATCTCACAGATCACCATTGGCGTCTCTCAGATTGACGATGTGACCCAGCAAAATACAGCCTGTGCTGAAGAAACTGCGGCGGCCGCTGAAGAGCTGCGCAGCCAGGCAGATACCTTACAACATCTGCTCAGTCGCTTCTCCCTGCGTCAGGGCGGTAGGGGTTTCAGCATGTCTGATGAGATGTTTTCAGCGCCACCAAAAGTTGCCAAGCAGCGGGCCATCAGCGCTCCGGCTCCGAAGCCTGCACCAGCGCCATCTGACGATTTTGATCTTGATGACAACTGGGGCGGCGGTGGTGACAGCAATGTCCAGATCAGCCTTGATGATGACGATTTTGGTAAATACTGA
- a CDS encoding ATP-binding protein, with the protein MKTRETSHFRKRLIAYVVLSLLVICITIGGLTVASQYSILKENWKANLLEQVENKQLIVKSYLIRTISLGQQMASRSFIRDLLEQYKDNELPLQSLRSSTERFLKDGLVFIPEAVGITRLSNDGQIAAQIGLMVPDELKTHPISASPESPFLRPILVDGRPLLILKTPILKDNNWLGTDIILFAPPMANQVFTGSFSTPKGVTILWERIPDLDVLIFPEQLDRETQQQIRSCPPLRKRLKSISSHSGLFEFTSQEGQIRRIVAYAQMPEMDWVLITMVNQDSFYKTLWIKLLPVIAIAFGLTFLGGIGMYVMLRPMTRQVMIHSGELEKINKSLQQEITERQHAEQDLLANEHEWSITFESITDAITILDPKGNIRKQNLAARRISNSYGSALKDSPQRKNLVPVSGYPSPLMEQALIDRKATQQIYHDEVTNSFFRITMTPLLHHGELLGVVQLVHDITEQTRIEKLKSETVAAVSHEIRTPLTAIMGFVEFMQNNETTAEERHSYFLTIQKEMERLQELMNDFLDLQRLQSALVPYHFAPINLEEILQDTVNLFRMVSDRHQLVFNSPGSLPSIIGDGKRLQQVFKNILSNAVKYSPDGGTITMSLRISQDHVFIWIKDEGIGIPPQDQEKIFNRFYRVDDSDRRIPGGLGLGLTLVQEIVNAHQGRVWVESALGKGSTFFVELPINGRQEQKNKEES; encoded by the coding sequence ATGAAAACTCGTGAAACCAGCCACTTTCGCAAACGACTCATTGCTTACGTCGTTTTAAGCCTGCTGGTTATCTGCATCACCATCGGCGGTCTGACCGTTGCCTCGCAATACAGCATACTCAAAGAAAACTGGAAAGCCAATCTTCTTGAACAGGTTGAAAACAAACAGCTGATCGTCAAAAGCTACCTGATCAGAACCATAAGCCTGGGTCAGCAGATGGCCAGCCGCAGTTTCATCCGCGACCTGTTGGAACAGTATAAAGACAACGAGTTACCCCTGCAAAGCCTGAGAAGCAGTACTGAACGGTTTTTAAAAGACGGGCTGGTTTTCATCCCCGAAGCGGTCGGCATCACCCGATTGAGCAATGATGGTCAGATCGCCGCACAAATCGGCCTGATGGTCCCTGATGAACTAAAAACGCATCCTATTTCCGCCAGCCCGGAAAGTCCATTCCTCAGACCGATTCTGGTCGACGGACGTCCCTTACTGATTCTTAAAACACCCATCCTCAAAGATAACAACTGGCTCGGCACGGATATCATCCTTTTCGCCCCGCCGATGGCCAACCAAGTGTTCACCGGTTCCTTTTCAACACCAAAAGGGGTGACAATTTTGTGGGAACGGATTCCTGATCTGGATGTTCTCATCTTTCCCGAGCAACTTGATCGTGAAACCCAGCAGCAGATACGCTCCTGCCCACCCTTGAGAAAACGGCTCAAATCCATCTCCTCTCACAGCGGCCTGTTTGAATTCACCAGTCAGGAAGGTCAGATCCGGCGGATTGTCGCTTACGCCCAGATGCCGGAGATGGACTGGGTACTGATCACGATGGTCAATCAGGACAGTTTTTACAAAACGTTATGGATCAAACTGCTGCCGGTTATTGCCATTGCTTTCGGCCTCACCTTCCTCGGTGGTATCGGCATGTATGTCATGTTGCGCCCCATGACACGTCAGGTCATGATCCATTCCGGCGAACTGGAAAAAATCAATAAATCACTGCAGCAGGAGATTACCGAACGGCAACATGCCGAACAGGATCTCCTTGCCAATGAACACGAATGGTCGATCACCTTTGAATCGATCACGGATGCCATTACCATCCTTGATCCCAAAGGAAATATTCGCAAGCAGAACCTGGCCGCCCGCCGTATCAGCAACAGTTACGGCTCCGCGCTTAAAGACAGTCCGCAACGCAAAAACCTGGTGCCGGTTTCCGGTTATCCGTCGCCTCTGATGGAACAGGCCCTCATAGATCGAAAAGCAACTCAGCAGATCTATCATGATGAAGTCACCAACTCGTTTTTCCGCATCACGATGACACCCTTGCTGCACCATGGCGAACTTCTCGGTGTCGTCCAACTGGTTCACGACATCACGGAGCAAACACGCATCGAAAAGCTCAAAAGCGAAACGGTTGCTGCTGTCAGCCATGAAATCCGCACGCCGCTCACAGCCATCATGGGCTTTGTCGAATTTATGCAGAATAACGAAACAACGGCCGAAGAGCGCCACAGTTACTTCCTAACGATTCAGAAAGAGATGGAGCGCCTTCAGGAGCTGATGAACGACTTTCTCGATTTGCAACGGCTGCAGTCAGCGCTGGTGCCCTATCATTTTGCCCCGATCAATCTTGAAGAGATTCTGCAGGATACCGTCAACCTGTTCCGCATGGTTTCTGATCGTCACCAGCTGGTCTTTAACAGCCCCGGCAGTTTGCCGAGCATTATTGGTGATGGTAAACGCCTGCAGCAGGTGTTTAAAAATATCCTCTCCAACGCCGTCAAATATTCTCCCGATGGCGGTACGATTACTATGTCCTTGCGCATCAGCCAGGATCATGTGTTTATCTGGATCAAGGATGAAGGCATTGGCATCCCACCCCAAGATCAGGAAAAGATTTTCAATCGCTTCTATCGTGTCGATGACAGCGACCGGCGCATCCCTGGCGGTCTTGGCCTCGGTCTAACATTGGTTCAGGAGATTGTCAACGCCCATCAGGGGCGGGTGTGGGTAGAAAGTGCCCTCGGTAAAGGCAGCACCTTTTTTGTCGAGCTGCCGATCAATGGTCGGCAAGAGCAAAAGAACAAAGAGGAAAGCTGA
- the def gene encoding peptide deformylase, producing MAVREVLVYPDPRLKEICEPAEIGHPETDELVQDLVDTMYDSGHSVGIAAPQIGVCRRVAVVDVSNSKLGKKHNHGLLTLINPTIIESTGSKVMREGCMSVPDYTGNVDRAREIVVQYHDRDGQDQVVRCKGFEAVAIQHELDHLDGLLFLDRVSNPKADIFKRKQ from the coding sequence ATGGCAGTACGTGAGGTTCTGGTCTATCCCGACCCACGATTGAAAGAGATCTGTGAGCCGGCCGAGATAGGCCACCCGGAAACGGATGAATTGGTGCAGGACCTGGTCGATACCATGTATGACTCAGGACATTCCGTCGGCATTGCCGCCCCACAAATCGGTGTATGCCGACGCGTCGCAGTGGTCGACGTTTCCAACAGCAAATTGGGAAAAAAACACAATCACGGCCTTCTGACCCTGATCAACCCGACCATTATTGAGTCCACCGGCAGCAAAGTGATGCGTGAAGGCTGCATGAGTGTGCCTGACTACACCGGCAATGTTGATCGGGCAAGGGAGATTGTTGTCCAGTATCATGACCGTGACGGCCAAGACCAGGTCGTGCGCTGCAAAGGATTTGAGGCGGTTGCCATCCAGCATGAATTGGACCATTTGGACGGCCTGTTGTTTCTGGACCGGGTCTCCAATCCCAAGGCTGACATCTTTAAGCGCAAGCAATGA
- a CDS encoding MauE/DoxX family redox-associated membrane protein has protein sequence MKQPLLLAVRLMVAGVFLYAGSQKVLDPLSFAEAIGRYQLVPVWGNLLLASVLPMLEIVVAIALLLPRWWRAASLLSIALNTVFSVALLSAMIRGLSIDCGCFGGTVGLWSSLAAALLRATGLLGMSLYLFLSEESCRE, from the coding sequence ATGAAACAACCGTTGTTGCTGGCTGTCCGTTTAATGGTTGCCGGCGTTTTTCTCTATGCTGGCAGTCAGAAGGTTCTTGATCCGCTTTCTTTTGCCGAGGCCATCGGTCGCTATCAATTGGTGCCGGTGTGGGGGAATCTGTTGTTGGCCAGTGTCTTGCCGATGCTGGAAATTGTGGTTGCCATTGCCTTGCTGCTGCCGCGGTGGTGGCGGGCAGCGTCTTTGTTGAGTATTGCTCTGAATACTGTTTTTTCGGTGGCGTTGCTCTCTGCGATGATTCGCGGTTTAAGTATTGATTGTGGCTGCTTTGGCGGTACTGTCGGCCTGTGGTCGAGCCTTGCCGCTGCGCTGTTGCGTGCGACAGGTTTGTTAGGCATGTCTCTTTACCTGTTTCTGTCCGAAGAATCCTGCCGGGAGTAA
- a CDS encoding peptide chain release factor 3, whose protein sequence is MQKHYQKEVDKRRTFGIISHPDAGKTTLTEKLLLYGGAIQMAGAVKARKASRHATSDWMAMEQERGISVTSSVMKFNYRDYEVNLLDTPGHQDFSEDTYRVLTAVDSALMVIDSAKGVETQTRKLMEVCRMRNTPILTFVNKLDREGMSPLDILGDIEETLQIECAPLTWPIGMGKRFRGTYSLYKKQLHLFSAQENERVSRGIIIDDVNDPKLDELLGSQANELREDIELLEGAANPFNLEDYLKGNQTPVFFGSAINNFGVQEMLDAFVELAPSPIPRQTTTREVSPYEEDFSGFVFKIQANMDPAHRDRIAFLRICSGQFKRGMKLKHHRIGKDVAIANATIFMAQDRSHVEEAYAGDIIGLHNHGTIKIGDTFTVKEPLKFVGIPSFAPEHFRRVRLKNPLKTKQLDKGLTQLAEEGAVQLFRPLLGSDYILGAVGVLQFDVIMSRLQAEYSVDAVYEGVEYATARWVTCDDKKKMDEFEKKNRGQLARDAEGNLSFLASSEWRLQHTIEQWPDIIFHKTREHC, encoded by the coding sequence ATGCAAAAACATTACCAGAAAGAAGTGGATAAGCGGCGCACCTTCGGCATTATTAGTCACCCTGATGCCGGTAAGACCACATTGACGGAAAAATTGCTGCTTTACGGTGGGGCGATTCAGATGGCTGGTGCCGTCAAAGCACGTAAGGCATCACGTCATGCCACCAGTGACTGGATGGCCATGGAGCAGGAGCGTGGTATTTCCGTGACCTCGTCGGTGATGAAGTTCAACTATCGCGATTACGAGGTTAATCTGCTTGATACACCCGGTCACCAGGATTTTTCTGAAGATACCTACCGGGTACTGACCGCCGTGGACAGCGCTCTGATGGTGATTGACAGTGCAAAGGGGGTCGAGACGCAGACTCGCAAGCTCATGGAGGTCTGTCGGATGCGCAATACGCCGATTCTGACCTTTGTCAATAAGCTTGACCGTGAAGGCATGTCGCCGTTGGATATTCTTGGCGATATCGAGGAGACGCTGCAGATCGAATGCGCACCACTGACGTGGCCTATTGGAATGGGCAAACGTTTCAGAGGCACCTACAGCCTGTATAAAAAGCAGCTGCATCTGTTCTCAGCGCAGGAAAATGAGCGGGTGAGCCGGGGAATCATTATTGATGATGTTAATGATCCGAAACTCGATGAATTGCTCGGCAGCCAGGCGAATGAATTGCGTGAAGATATTGAGCTGCTTGAAGGAGCGGCCAATCCGTTCAATCTGGAAGATTATTTGAAGGGCAATCAGACACCGGTATTTTTCGGCAGTGCCATCAACAACTTCGGTGTCCAGGAGATGTTGGATGCCTTTGTTGAGTTGGCACCGTCACCGATACCGCGGCAGACGACGACGCGAGAAGTCTCTCCCTATGAAGAGGATTTCAGCGGTTTTGTCTTTAAGATTCAGGCCAATATGGACCCGGCGCACCGTGACCGCATTGCTTTTCTACGCATCTGCTCCGGTCAGTTCAAGCGCGGTATGAAGCTGAAACATCATCGCATCGGTAAAGATGTGGCGATTGCCAATGCGACCATTTTTATGGCGCAGGATCGCAGCCATGTTGAAGAGGCCTATGCCGGTGATATTATTGGTCTCCATAATCATGGAACCATTAAAATCGGTGATACGTTTACCGTGAAGGAACCGCTCAAGTTTGTCGGCATTCCCAGTTTTGCCCCGGAACATTTCCGCCGTGTCCGTTTGAAAAACCCGCTGAAAACCAAACAGCTCGACAAAGGCCTCACCCAGTTGGCCGAGGAAGGGGCCGTGCAACTGTTTCGTCCGTTACTTGGCAGTGATTATATCCTTGGTGCCGTTGGTGTCCTCCAGTTTGACGTGATCATGTCTCGATTACAGGCGGAATACAGTGTTGATGCGGTCTATGAAGGGGTGGAATACGCCACGGCTCGCTGGGTGACCTGCGATGATAAAAAGAAGATGGATGAGTTCGAAAAGAAAAATCGTGGCCAATTGGCCCGGGATGCCGAGGGTAATTTGTCTTTTCTCGCCTCAAGTGAATGGCGGTTACAGCATACCATCGAGCAGTGGCCGGATATTATCTTCCATAAAACTCGCGAGCATTGCTAA
- a CDS encoding KamA family radical SAM protein — MELWQERSRNSILCPDLVAQRFGLDDAVLAKVTERYPMRITPHQLELIRDADDPLGRQVIPDVQELLDPSELSDPLDEDRLSPVPNLVHRYPYRVLLLVAGSCFSYCRFCTRKRKVGCPSMSVSLGDILKGIDYIAEHPEVNEVILSGGDPLTMSDRLLDDVLARLSRIPHLQVVRIGSRAPVVMPERITESLCALLQRYQPLYFLTHFNHPREITEATVEACQRLVRSGVIVANQTVLLRGVNDQADTLFKLFHTLYRLQVRPYYLHQMDLTCGTGHFRTRLEEGIAIMDQLRGPLSGLAMPNYIVDLPGGHGKIPLTPDYVQSLGRNARLKAADGTLIDYPQI; from the coding sequence ATGGAGTTGTGGCAGGAACGTTCGCGAAATTCCATCCTCTGTCCTGATCTGGTGGCTCAACGCTTCGGTCTTGACGACGCTGTTCTCGCCAAAGTGACAGAGCGCTATCCGATGCGTATTACACCGCATCAGTTGGAGTTGATCCGTGACGCTGACGACCCGTTGGGGCGCCAGGTGATTCCGGATGTTCAGGAGCTACTGGATCCTTCAGAGCTGAGCGACCCGCTGGATGAGGACCGTCTTTCGCCGGTGCCCAACCTGGTGCATCGCTATCCCTACCGGGTATTGTTACTGGTGGCGGGCAGTTGTTTCAGTTATTGCCGTTTTTGTACCCGTAAGCGCAAAGTGGGCTGTCCGTCCATGAGTGTCTCTCTTGGCGACATCCTCAAGGGGATTGATTACATCGCCGAGCATCCGGAAGTGAATGAGGTGATTCTGTCTGGTGGGGATCCACTCACCATGTCCGACCGGTTGTTGGATGATGTTCTCGCCCGGTTGAGTCGAATTCCACATCTGCAGGTGGTTCGTATCGGCAGTCGTGCTCCAGTGGTGATGCCTGAGCGGATCACCGAGTCGCTGTGTGCGTTGCTGCAACGTTACCAACCGTTATATTTTCTGACTCATTTTAATCACCCGCGTGAAATTACCGAAGCGACGGTTGAAGCCTGTCAGCGCCTGGTGCGCAGTGGTGTTATTGTTGCCAACCAGACGGTGCTGTTGCGTGGCGTCAATGATCAGGCTGATACGCTGTTCAAGCTGTTTCACACCCTCTATCGATTGCAGGTGCGGCCGTATTATCTGCATCAAATGGATTTGACCTGTGGCACCGGACATTTTCGGACCCGTCTGGAAGAGGGGATCGCGATCATGGATCAGTTGCGTGGACCGTTGTCCGGATTGGCGATGCCGAACTATATCGTTGATTTGCCGGGTGGCCATGGCAAAATTCCGCTAACGCCTGACTATGTACAATCTCTGGGACGCAATGCGCGTTTGAAAGCTGCAGATGGCACCTTGATCGATTATCCGCAAATCTGA
- a CDS encoding leucyl aminopeptidase, whose protein sequence is MMNFSVHTATSWEQPVDCRIVAMTEQGWSSLPVDPQAPEGALLQRAREDGEFLAKSGQTLLLHCGDGQAPRLLVMGLGDSAKLTAQSWRQAGSLAVSLLRKKKLSRYLFECDTFGCDPLAEIADALLDGVMMEVYRYTRYKKPEESEPEAFCCVLNGIDDEDLADVQSAVAQREQISRGVWFARDLVNEPSNVKTPEYLAQQAWMIADETGIKATILGPTELKRQGFGALLAVAQGSICEPRLICLDYRGGNEDDAPVVLVGKGVTFDSGGISLKPGEGMDMMKMDMAGGAAVLATLSVVARLKLPLNVVGVVPAVENMPSDRATRPGDIVTSLAGKTIEILNTDAEGRLILADALTWAAQFNPDVMIDLATLTGACIIALGHHSSAVVGNDEPLIAALREAGDAVGQPIWPLPLLDGYREQIKSQVADVKNIGGRPAGTITAAAFLNTFTEEQRWAHLDIAGTAWEEKGKPGQPVGGTGVGVRALVEFLQKRCSA, encoded by the coding sequence ATGATGAATTTTTCTGTTCATACTGCGACCAGCTGGGAGCAGCCCGTTGATTGTCGTATTGTTGCCATGACCGAGCAAGGCTGGTCCTCATTGCCGGTTGATCCGCAAGCCCCTGAAGGTGCTTTGCTGCAGCGGGCGCGGGAGGATGGTGAATTCCTGGCGAAAAGCGGTCAGACGCTGTTATTGCATTGTGGTGATGGGCAGGCGCCGCGTCTCTTGGTCATGGGACTGGGTGATTCTGCGAAATTAACCGCACAAAGCTGGCGGCAGGCGGGCTCCCTCGCGGTATCGCTGTTGCGCAAGAAGAAGCTCTCACGCTATTTGTTTGAATGTGACACTTTCGGCTGTGATCCTCTTGCCGAGATTGCTGATGCCTTGCTTGATGGTGTCATGATGGAAGTGTATCGTTATACCCGGTACAAAAAGCCGGAAGAGTCCGAGCCGGAAGCGTTTTGCTGTGTGTTGAACGGGATCGATGATGAGGATCTTGCCGACGTTCAGTCGGCCGTAGCGCAGCGTGAGCAGATCAGTCGGGGGGTCTGGTTTGCCCGTGATCTGGTCAATGAACCGAGTAATGTCAAAACACCGGAATATCTCGCTCAGCAGGCATGGATGATCGCCGACGAGACCGGGATCAAAGCAACGATTCTCGGTCCGACGGAGCTCAAGCGCCAGGGGTTTGGCGCACTGCTGGCTGTGGCTCAGGGAAGCATCTGTGAGCCGCGCCTGATCTGCCTCGACTATCGCGGCGGTAATGAAGACGACGCACCGGTCGTTTTGGTGGGTAAAGGCGTGACCTTTGACAGTGGTGGAATCTCCCTGAAGCCCGGCGAAGGCATGGACATGATGAAGATGGATATGGCCGGGGGCGCGGCGGTTCTGGCGACGCTTTCGGTCGTTGCCCGTCTCAAGCTACCCCTCAATGTGGTCGGTGTGGTTCCGGCCGTGGAGAATATGCCCTCGGATCGGGCGACCCGACCTGGGGATATCGTGACCTCTCTGGCGGGAAAGACCATTGAAATTCTCAATACTGATGCCGAAGGGCGTCTGATCCTTGCCGATGCCTTGACTTGGGCGGCACAGTTTAATCCGGATGTCATGATTGATCTGGCGACCTTGACTGGTGCGTGCATTATTGCTCTTGGGCACCACAGTAGTGCTGTAGTTGGTAATGATGAACCTTTGATTGCTGCGCTTCGCGAGGCCGGCGATGCTGTTGGCCAGCCGATCTGGCCGTTGCCTTTGTTAGATGGTTACCGTGAGCAGATCAAAAGTCAGGTTGCCGATGTGAAAAATATCGGCGGCCGACCCGCCGGGACGATTACTGCCGCGGCATTCCTCAATACCTTTACCGAAGAACAGCGTTGGGCGCATCTGGATATTGCCGGAACTGCCTGGGAAGAGAAGGGTAAACCGGGGCAGCCGGTCGGTGGAACCGGGGTTGGCGTGCGGGCTTTGGTGGAATTTTTGCAGAAGCGTTGCTCCGCCTGA
- a CDS encoding ACT domain-containing protein, whose translation MQHFALTIIGRDRPGIVSSTAEILYQLGCNIADSSNNILGGQFAMILIISHPTITDRDEIATAFTQLEEQGLSVFVRTLKPGGEQRPELPGELCMISVYGSDKPGIVYQVTKVLSENNINIIDLNTKLIGSSERPVYVMMCETVLPEEMTTDDIRDMMSELKKQLSVDISVRTVTPVEL comes from the coding sequence ATGCAACACTTTGCCCTGACCATTATCGGCCGTGACCGCCCTGGGATTGTTTCCAGTACCGCTGAAATTCTTTACCAGCTCGGCTGCAACATCGCTGATTCAAGCAACAACATTCTCGGCGGTCAATTCGCCATGATTCTCATCATCTCTCATCCGACCATTACGGATCGGGACGAAATTGCCACGGCGTTTACCCAGCTTGAAGAACAGGGCTTGTCCGTATTTGTGCGCACCCTGAAACCCGGTGGCGAACAACGCCCGGAACTGCCCGGCGAATTGTGCATGATCTCCGTGTACGGATCGGACAAACCCGGTATCGTCTATCAGGTCACAAAAGTTCTCAGCGAAAACAACATCAACATTATTGACCTGAATACCAAACTGATCGGCTCTTCCGAGCGCCCGGTTTATGTCATGATGTGTGAAACCGTGTTGCCCGAAGAGATGACAACCGACGATATCAGAGACATGATGAGTGAACTGAAAAAACAACTCAGTGTCGACATCTCGGTGCGCACCGTGACACCAGTGGAGTTATAA
- a CDS encoding rhodanese-like domain-containing protein: MKKLLLQCGVLLIVSVVGGFLINIGHWLHCAQQACSTETIVEDYLPIPVTVPQVLAWQRQKQLIVDARSADAYSEGHIPTARSVPRGDRRALAKVVDCCLLQERVLVYCSGEQCEDSFVVGEELFHAGFTTVMLYDGGFADWQQRGLSVERGMP, from the coding sequence ATGAAAAAACTGCTTCTACAATGTGGTGTACTGCTGATCGTTTCTGTTGTTGGTGGCTTTTTGATCAATATCGGCCATTGGCTGCACTGTGCTCAGCAGGCGTGCTCAACTGAAACCATTGTCGAGGATTATTTACCCATTCCCGTGACAGTGCCTCAGGTGCTCGCCTGGCAGCGGCAGAAACAATTGATCGTTGATGCCCGCTCTGCTGATGCGTACAGCGAAGGACATATTCCTACCGCGCGCTCTGTGCCGCGGGGTGACCGGAGGGCACTTGCCAAAGTGGTCGATTGCTGTTTGCTTCAGGAACGGGTTCTGGTGTATTGCAGCGGTGAGCAGTGTGAAGATTCTTTTGTCGTGGGTGAAGAGTTGTTTCATGCCGGGTTTACCACGGTGATGTTGTATGACGGCGGCTTTGCCGACTGGCAGCAGCGAGGTTTGTCTGTTGAGCGGGGGATGCCATGA